The genomic stretch GCCGAGCGTGTCGAGAGGCGTCACCGGATGCAGGAATCCCTCCTGCGGCGAGACCGAGACCAGCATCCGCGGCCCGGCGATCAGGATGGGCTGGCGCATCTGCCCGTCCCAGGCGCGGAAGGACAGCGCCTCCCCCTTGAAGCCGGCGAGCTCGAAATCGGGGCTGTGCAGATAGCCGGTCAGGTCGCCGAAGCCGGTGGTGTTGGTGCGGGCCGCCGCCTCCCCCACGCTGCGAACCGCCAGCCACGCGGCATAGTCGCGCTGCGTCATCCAGCGTCCGGCCAGCTTCTCGAACCGGCTTTGCAACTGGGTGCCGCCCCACTGCTCGTTCACCCGCGACCAGGCGGTGGCGGTCAGCCCCTGGGTGCCGGCGACCGGGCGGGGGTACCAGGTGCGTCCGTCGAGATAGTCGCCGAAATCGCCCGGCTCGTCGGCGACGACCAGCACGTCGTAATCCGGCCCCTGGGTGGCGAGCGGAATATCGGACTGGATGGTGGTGACGCCGGTGTCGGTGCGGCGGTTTACCGTATCAAAGGTCCAGGATTTCTCGGCGACGATCTTGCCGCCGAAGCGCTTGGCGGCGCGGCGGACCGCCTTGGCATAGAGCGCGTCGCCCGGATCGCGGCCGGTCAGCAGGCTCCAGCGCGGCCATTTCTTCCAGGCGAGATACTGGGCCAGCGCGTCGGCCAGCATGCGCCGGCTGGGGGCGGTGTGCAGGATGTTGGCCCGGCACTGCTCGTTGCGCAGCGTGTCGTCGGTGGCGCGCGCGTTGAACAGCAGCATGGATTTGGCTTCCGGCCGGTCGGCGGCGGCGAGCAGCGCGTCGGCTGGCAGGTCGGCGACGACGAAGCGCACTCCCTCATCGGCCAGAGCCTTCACCCCGGCGGCGATGTCGCCGTCCTGCGGCAGCACCTGTTCCACCAACCGGTAGCTCTGCTTCAGGAACATACCCGTGGTGTTGTTGTCGGCGAGCGCCAGCCGGGCGCCCTGGAGCCCCTCGTCGGTCGCGACCGGTTCCAGGAAGCTCAACGGCGTGCGCGGATCCTCCTGGCGGGCGAGATAGCCGATCAGCATCACCTTGGTGTTGGCGTCCTGTGGGCTGTTCCCCTGTGCCATTGCCGGTGGTGCAAGGGCCAGCAGCCCGATGACCGGCATAGCGGCGGCCGCCAGCCTCCGGCCCAATCCCGATAAGTCGGATCTTCGGTCAGGCCGTCGCCAGAATCTCACCATGCCCTCCTTCCGCAAGGTCGCCGATGAACCGATGGGCGCGGGTGGTGCCCGCGCGCTCCAACCAGCTCCCGGTTCCCTCCAGCGCACGGCGCAGCAGGTGCAGGAACAGCCAGTCGCGCGTGCCGCCGTCGGCGAAGCCGTCAGGCACCGCATCCTGCGGCCGACCCAGCAGCAACGTGCCGCGCCGCATGCCGAAGCCCGGGTGCGGGCCGCAACCGCCCCCGGCAGCCAGCGTCCCGGCGACCATGAAACCGGCGGCATGGGCGCCGACCGTGCCATCCACGACGATGATCCCCCGCCGCATCCGCTCCGCCGCCCGATCCCCGGCATTGCCGCCGACGCAGATCAGTCCGCCACGCATCCCCGATGGCAGACCGGGCAGGGCGCCGCCCAGGGCCTCCCTGGAATTGCCGGTGATGCGCAGCAGGCCGCCACTCATCCCGGCTCCGGCATGGCTGCCGGCATCGCCCTCGACCAGGATGCGCCCGGACGCCATGCCGGCGCCAACGCGATGCAGGACGGCCCCTCCCGGCCGGATCAGCAGGCCCTCGGTCGCATCGCCCGCCGATACATCGAACATCCTGCCGACGGTCGTTACCCCGCCGCCGCAGGGAAGCGGCAGCTTGGCGACCTCTGCCGCCGCCAGCCCGGCCAGCCGGTCCGGCAGCAGGGCGGACATGTCCACCACGGTTCCGGCGTCGCTGCGGAAGGTTAGGGTCATTCCGATCATGCCATCACCTCGTGGAGGTGGAGATGGTGTGGCCCTAGCTTCCCCCCATAATTCCCGGCGGTGATCGCCAGCACGCCGGCCGCGGTTCCGCCTGCCGCAGCGGCGGCGATGCCGGCCCGCATGCCGGCGCGGATCGCCGCCTCGTCGGTACCGTCCAGCACCAGTTCCAGCACCGCCTCGACGTCCGGGGAGAGCAGGGTTTCCGGTTCCACCGCGCGCAGGGTCGGGCAGAATCGTGTGTTGGTCGAGGCGATCAGTGCCTTGTATTTCGAGCCGACCTTGGACCCCGAGCGCACCACCCCGCCAGGGAAGGGCAGGATGACGCCGGGCAGCGCCCGGATCGCCGCCACCGCCTCCTCCGCCGCGGCAAGGCATTGCCGGTGGCTGGCGGCGAGGATCAGGAAGTTGCCGCCGCCGATGCCCTTGGCCACAGCAACGCTGTCTTCGCAGACGAACTCGCCATCCATCACCGGCAGGCGCCAGAAACGGCGGTCACCGAACTTCTTGGCGATCTGGTGCCGGTCGCCGAAATAGCGCAGGCCGCCGCCGAGCGGGATCCGCTTGCTCCCCGCCAGAAGCCCGGCATAGCAGGCCGAGCCCGGAGAGGTCATGATGCACTGCCCAACCCGGTTGACCACCAGCTTGGCGAGATCGCCGGTGGACATGCCGAAGATCATCACCGCTGCACCGGGCCGGCTGTCCGGCGTTTCCTCCGGCGTCAGCAGGCGCTCCACCGCCGCCTCGCAACCGCAGCCGATGACCGAGGTGGCAAAACCGGTCAGGCTGGATGTCGCCGCATCGACCCAGGCGGGTGTGTCGGCGGTGATGACCAGCCGCGTGTAAGTCATTGGAAACGCTTCTGCAAACGTGTCCTCAATGCGCACGCCGTTGATGTGCATCTCCGCCATCACGGCAACTCCCGCCGTTGGCAGGGGTGGAGCTGCGGTCCGGCACCGTGGCGGATCTCCGTGTCACGGATGCGGAAATGCTTGATCGGCAGGCCGAGCCGCTCGTCGAAATGGCGGGCGATGCGGCGCTCGATCAGATCGTCGAAGCCGGGGCGGACGACATGGGTGCATCCCTGCGCCATCGCCACCAGCTTTCCATCGCGCACCACCAGCCTGCCACCCTTGAAGACGAAATCTGGCCGTTCGAACATCGCGCGGCGGTCGGGCAGGTCGCTGTAGACCGTGACGTCGGCCGATGCCCCCGGCGCCAGATGGCCGCGGTCGGCAAGCCCCAGAATGCGGGCTGGCGCGGCGCGGGTCATGATGGCGATCTCGGTCAGCGAATATTCGCGGGTGAGGGAGCCCAGCGTGGTGTGGGCCGGCGCGTCGGGATGGATCTCAGCCAGCTTCGCCAGCCGGTAATCGCGGTCCATCAACAGCCGGATCAGCTCCGGATAGAAGGTGAAGGGCGCGCCGTTCGGGTGGTCGGTGGTCAGGAACACCCGCCAGGGATCGTCGAGCAGCAGGAACAGCTCCAGCCCGATCGCCCATTGCAGCGCGTTGACATAGGAGTTGTCGCGGTATCGGAAGGGCACCACCCCGCACCCGGCATCGCATTCGATGTCCATCGCCAGCCATTTGCGCGGGTGGGCCAGCGGCGCGGTGTGGCGCTGCGCCATGGTGTCGGCCGAGGCGGTCACCGTCTGCCCGAACATCACCTGCCCGATGTCCACCGACAGGGTCGGCGTCCGGTTGATCGCCTCCGCCAATGCCGCGGCGCCGGAAGAGAATTTGCGGTCGCCCGCCGTGTCGTAGCTGTGGAACTGGATGTGCGTCATGTGCATCGGCAGGCCCGACGCCGCCTGGATGGTGTCGAGCGTCGTCGCGATGTTGCCGGGGACGCCGAGATTGCAGCCATGGACATGCAGCGGGTGGGGAAGCCCCAACTCATTCACCGCCCGGGCCAGCGTGGTCAGGACGGTGCGCGGCGTGACCCCGTAATGGGGCCCCGCCTCGTCGAGGTCGAGGGTGCGGGCGTTGAACTTGAAGGCGTTGATGCCGCCGGGATTGACCACCTTGACGGCAAGGCTCTGCGTCGCCGTCAGCATCCAGGCGACATAGTCGTTGACCGCCGCCTGCCCGGCATTGGTGGCGATCAGATCCAGCAGGAAATCGTCGTTCCCCAGCACCAGATAACCGCCGGTGTCGATATAGGGGATGTCGCTCATCTCAAGATGCGCGTGCCGGGCGTCGGATCCCAGCATCGCCGGCTCGAAGGCGGCGGTGAATCCCATCTCGATATAGCGGGCGCCGGTGGTGTGGGTGGAAGGCGTGGCGATGCCGCTGCCGCAGGCATGGCCGGCGAAGCGGTGCAACTCATGCTCTTCCCCCATCAGCAGGCGGGCGAGATTCACCTTGCCGCCGGCGATGTGGCTGTGGATGTCGATGGCGCCGGCCATCACCACCCTGCCGGTCACGTCATGCACCGCCTCGGGGGTGGCGCCCGGCCCCGGATCGGCGACGATGCGGTCATCGTGCAGCCAGAGGTCGGCGACCTCGCCGTGCCGGCCGTTGGCCGGGTCGAACAGCCGCCCGCCGGTGAGCTTCGTCAGCATCCGGCGGCCTCCTTGTCTGCGGTGGGCCGGTCCAGTGCCGCCAAAATCCGGCCGATCACGTCGGCGACGCTGGCCAGTCCCCTGTCGATCAAGGCATCCGCATGCAACGCCACGACGCCGTCGGTGCGGAACACATCGCCGGCA from Azospirillum sp. TSH100 encodes the following:
- a CDS encoding ABC transporter substrate-binding protein; amino-acid sequence: MPVIGLLALAPPAMAQGNSPQDANTKVMLIGYLARQEDPRTPLSFLEPVATDEGLQGARLALADNNTTGMFLKQSYRLVEQVLPQDGDIAAGVKALADEGVRFVVADLPADALLAAADRPEAKSMLLFNARATDDTLRNEQCRANILHTAPSRRMLADALAQYLAWKKWPRWSLLTGRDPGDALYAKAVRRAAKRFGGKIVAEKSWTFDTVNRRTDTGVTTIQSDIPLATQGPDYDVLVVADEPGDFGDYLDGRTWYPRPVAGTQGLTATAWSRVNEQWGGTQLQSRFEKLAGRWMTQRDYAAWLAVRSVGEAAARTNTTGFGDLTGYLHSPDFELAGFKGEALSFRAWDGQMRQPILIAGPRMLVSVSPQEGFLHPVTPLDTLGDDAPESKCRLNR
- a CDS encoding formylmethanofuran dehydrogenase subunit C, with amino-acid sequence MIGMTLTFRSDAGTVVDMSALLPDRLAGLAAAEVAKLPLPCGGGVTTVGRMFDVSAGDATEGLLIRPGGAVLHRVGAGMASGRILVEGDAGSHAGAGMSGGLLRITGNSREALGGALPGLPSGMRGGLICVGGNAGDRAAERMRRGIIVVDGTVGAHAAGFMVAGTLAAGGGCGPHPGFGMRRGTLLLGRPQDAVPDGFADGGTRDWLFLHLLRRALEGTGSWLERAGTTRAHRFIGDLAEGGHGEILATA
- the fhcD gene encoding formylmethanofuran--tetrahydromethanopterin N-formyltransferase, which codes for MTYTRLVITADTPAWVDAATSSLTGFATSVIGCGCEAAVERLLTPEETPDSRPGAAVMIFGMSTGDLAKLVVNRVGQCIMTSPGSACYAGLLAGSKRIPLGGGLRYFGDRHQIAKKFGDRRFWRLPVMDGEFVCEDSVAVAKGIGGGNFLILAASHRQCLAAAEEAVAAIRALPGVILPFPGGVVRSGSKVGSKYKALIASTNTRFCPTLRAVEPETLLSPDVEAVLELVLDGTDEAAIRAGMRAGIAAAAAGGTAAGVLAITAGNYGGKLGPHHLHLHEVMA
- a CDS encoding formylmethanofuran dehydrogenase subunit A, producing MLTKLTGGRLFDPANGRHGEVADLWLHDDRIVADPGPGATPEAVHDVTGRVVMAGAIDIHSHIAGGKVNLARLLMGEEHELHRFAGHACGSGIATPSTHTTGARYIEMGFTAAFEPAMLGSDARHAHLEMSDIPYIDTGGYLVLGNDDFLLDLIATNAGQAAVNDYVAWMLTATQSLAVKVVNPGGINAFKFNARTLDLDEAGPHYGVTPRTVLTTLARAVNELGLPHPLHVHGCNLGVPGNIATTLDTIQAASGLPMHMTHIQFHSYDTAGDRKFSSGAAALAEAINRTPTLSVDIGQVMFGQTVTASADTMAQRHTAPLAHPRKWLAMDIECDAGCGVVPFRYRDNSYVNALQWAIGLELFLLLDDPWRVFLTTDHPNGAPFTFYPELIRLLMDRDYRLAKLAEIHPDAPAHTTLGSLTREYSLTEIAIMTRAAPARILGLADRGHLAPGASADVTVYSDLPDRRAMFERPDFVFKGGRLVVRDGKLVAMAQGCTHVVRPGFDDLIERRIARHFDERLGLPIKHFRIRDTEIRHGAGPQLHPCQRRELP